The genomic segment TTTTGGCCGTGCCGGAGGGATTCACCGTGCACCCGCGCGTGCGACCGGTGCTGGAGAAGCGCCGTGAGATGGCCTACGAGGGCAAAATCGACTGGGCCTTCGGCGAACTCCTTGCCCTGGGATCCCTTGTCGCAGAAGGCAAGCTGATCCGGCTGTCCGGTCAGGACACCCGCCGCGGCACCTTCTCCCAGCGGCATGCGGTGATCATCGATCGGCACACCTGCGCGGAGTTCACCCCGCTGCAACTGCTGGCGACCAACAAAGACGGCACCCCGACCGGCGGCAAGTTCCTGGTCTACGACTCCCCGCTGTCCGAGTACGCCGCCGTCGGCTTCGAATACGGCTACACCGTCGGCAACCCGGACGCACTGGTGTTGTGGGAGGGCCAGTTCGGCGACTTCGTCAACGGCGCGCAGTCGATCATCGACGAATTCATCAGCTCCGGTGAGGCCAAGTGGGGGCAGCTGTCCAACGTGGTATTGCTGCTGCCACACGGCCACGAGGGCCAGGGTCCCGATCACACCTCCGGCCGCATCGAACGTTTCCTGCAGCTCTGGGCCGAGGGTTCGATGACGATCGCGGTGCCGTCGACGCCGTCGAACTACTTCCACCTGCTGCGCCGGCACGCACTGGACGGCATTGCGCGCCCGCTGATCGTATTCACCCCGAAGTCGATGCTGCGCAACAAGGCGGCCGTCAGCGACATCCGGGACTTCACCGAGATCAAGTTCCGCTCGGTGCTCGAGGAACCGACCTACGAAGAAGGGATCGGCGATCGCAGCAAGGTCCGCCGGATCCTGCTGACCAGTGGCAAGATCTACTACGAGCTGGCGGCACGCAAGGCCAAGGACAACCGCGACGACATCGCGATAGTGCGGATCGAGCAGCTCGCGCCGCTTCCGAAGCGGCGGCTGAACGAAACGCTGGACCGCTACCCCGAGGTCAGCGAGTACTTCTGGGTGCAGGAAGAGCCGGCCAACCAGGGTGCCTGGCCGCGCTTCGGTCTGGAGCTGCCCGAGCTACTGCCGGACAAACTGACCGGAATCAAGCGCATCTCGCGCCGGGCGATGTCGGCGCCGTCCTCGGGGTCGTCCAAGGTGCACGCGGTCGAGCAACAGGAGATACTCGACACCGCATTCGGCTGAGAATCCTCAGTCACCGGCTGGACCTTCGCAGACACCGGTTAACCTCGACGCATGGGGCGGACTTTGGAAAGGGTGTACATGCAGAAGTTCGCCGGCAAGGTCGCCGTCGTGACTGGCGCGGGTTCGGGCATCGGTCAGGCGCTGGCCGTCGAGCTCGGCCGCGCGGGTGCGAGTCTTGCGATCAGTGATGTCAACACCGAAGGACTGGCGCAGACCGAAGAGCAGCTGAAGGCGATCGGTGCCCCGGTCAAGACCGACCGGCTCGACGTCACCGAGCGCGAGGCCTTCCTGGCCTACGCCGACGAGGTCAAGGATCACTTCGGCAAGGTCAACCAGATCTACAACAACGCGGGACTCACCCACATCGGCACCCTCGAGGTCACCGACTTCAAGGACATCGAACGGGTGATGGACGTCGACTTCTGGGGAGTCGTCAACGGCACCAAAGCCTTTCTCCCCCATGTGATCGCGTCCGGGGACGGCCACATCATCAACATCTCCAGCGTGCTCGGGGTGATGGCGCTGCCCGGTCAGGTCGCCTACGTCTCGGCCAAGTTCGCCGTCCGCGGATTCACCGAGGCGCTGCGCCAGGAGATGGCGGTGGCCGGCCATCCGGTGGGGGTGACCGTGGTACACCCGGGCGGCGTCAAGACCTCGTTCGGCACCAACGCCGTCGTTGCTGAGGGCATGGGCATCGACCACGACAAGATGCTGGAAAACTTCGATCAGCAGGTGGCCAAGACCACGCCGCAACAGGCCGCTCAAACCATCATCGCCGCGGTGGGCAAGAACAAGGCCCGGGTGCTGATCGGTGCCGACGCGAAATCCGCGGACCTGTTGGTCCGCGTGGCCGGTACGCGATACCACGAACTGCTGTTCGGTGGGCCGGGGCTGCTGGGCCGGCTGACGACCTTCGGGCGCCGGCTGCTGGCGCGCAAGCGCTGACAATCGGCAACCCGTCACTACCTGCGACCGCTGGTACCGGTAATCTCGAGGCAATCGTGGACAAGACGGAGGGTGCACATGCAGGGGTTTGCCGGCAAGGTCGCGGTGGTCACGGGCGCGGGTTCGGGTATCGGTCAAGCACTGGCCGTCGAGCTCGGCCGTTCGGGCGCCAGCCTGGCGATCAGTGACGTCAACGCCGAAGGACTGGCGCAGACCGAAGAACAGCTGAAGGCCATCGGCGCCCCGGTCAAGACCGACCGGCTCGACGTGAGCGAGCGCGAGGCCTTCCTGGCCTACGCCGACGCGATCAACGAACACTTCGGCAAGGTCAATCAGATCTACAACAACGCCGGCATCGCTTTCACCGGCGACATCGAGGTCACCCAGTTCAAGGACATCGAACGGGTGATGGACGTCGACTTCTGGGGAGTCGTCAACGGCACCAAGGCTTTTCTCCCCCACCTGATCGCCTCCGGGGACGGCCACGTCGTCAACATCTCCAGCGTGTTCGGGCTGTTCGCAGTGCCCAGCCAGGCCGCCTACAACGCGGCCAAGTTCGCGGTGCGGGGCTTCACCGAGGCGCTACGCCAGGAGATGTGGGTGGCCGGGCATCCGGTGAAGGTGACCACGGTGCACCCGGGCGGCATCAAGACCGGGATCGCGCGCAACGCCACCGCCGCCGAAGGAATCGACGCGGCCGAACTGGCCAAGGTGTTCGACAAGCGGATGGCCAGCACCAGCCCGGAGAAGGCCGCGAAGATCATCCTGGAGGGCGTTCGCAAGAACAAGCCCCGGGTACTGGTCGGCACGGACGCCAAGGTGCTCGATGCCCTGGTGCGGCTGACCGGCCCGGGCTATCAGCGGCTGTTCGGGCCCGTCACGCACCGGTTCCTGCCGAGCGGCAAGCGGTAGGTCCTCAGCGCCCCAACGGGTGTTCGCCGAGCCAGCCGCCGGCGACCGCCACCGCATCGGCACCCCCGGCGACTTGGCGGCGCATGTCGGCCAGCGCCGCGGTGTCGAGCACGCCCGCGACCTCGTTGATCGCCAGCACCTGCCGATCGGTCAGCGCGTTGCGGCGGTAAAGCGGCACCACGTTCTCCGCCCGGATCAGCGCCGGTTTGCCGTCGGCCAGTGGCACCAGGTCGCCCGGAATCGCGGGGTCGGCGGTGGTGGTCCACCCCGCGGTCAATTGCCCGGCCAAGATCGCCGCGAACATCGTTGTGCCATCCCGGAATTCACGGGGAGTGGGTAGCCGGCAGCTGCCGATCGCCGACGGCGCCGGACGGCCGGCCACGATCCCGACAACCAGCCCGTCGCAGTGCTTGGGCAGCGCGGAAAGATCCGCGCTGCGGTCCTGCCCACCCCAGGCCTTGGCGGTCGGTTGGGTCACCAGCAGCACGGGCTTGTCCTCGGCGGCGGTGGTGTAGTCGCCGGCGGCGATCCCCTCGGGCAGCGCCGACACCATTGCGCGGTAGACCTGAGCGTCGGAGGTCGCCGTGGCCCCGGGCTGCAGGATCTGC from the Mycobacterium lentiflavum genome contains:
- a CDS encoding SDR family NAD(P)-dependent oxidoreductase — its product is MQKFAGKVAVVTGAGSGIGQALAVELGRAGASLAISDVNTEGLAQTEEQLKAIGAPVKTDRLDVTEREAFLAYADEVKDHFGKVNQIYNNAGLTHIGTLEVTDFKDIERVMDVDFWGVVNGTKAFLPHVIASGDGHIINISSVLGVMALPGQVAYVSAKFAVRGFTEALRQEMAVAGHPVGVTVVHPGGVKTSFGTNAVVAEGMGIDHDKMLENFDQQVAKTTPQQAAQTIIAAVGKNKARVLIGADAKSADLLVRVAGTRYHELLFGGPGLLGRLTTFGRRLLARKR
- a CDS encoding SDR family NAD(P)-dependent oxidoreductase; this encodes MQGFAGKVAVVTGAGSGIGQALAVELGRSGASLAISDVNAEGLAQTEEQLKAIGAPVKTDRLDVSEREAFLAYADAINEHFGKVNQIYNNAGIAFTGDIEVTQFKDIERVMDVDFWGVVNGTKAFLPHLIASGDGHVVNISSVFGLFAVPSQAAYNAAKFAVRGFTEALRQEMWVAGHPVKVTTVHPGGIKTGIARNATAAEGIDAAELAKVFDKRMASTSPEKAAKIILEGVRKNKPRVLVGTDAKVLDALVRLTGPGYQRLFGPVTHRFLPSGKR
- a CDS encoding glycine betaine ABC transporter substrate-binding protein; translated protein: MRIGKLAALLIAAVLAASPCAGCSAGPGDHRDASALVVGSRNDPMSRLLAGVYLAALRSYGFAAEAQTTDDPMAGLDSGAFTVTPAFTGQTLQILQPGATATSDAQVYRAMVSALPEGIAAGDYTTAAEDKPVLLVTQPTAKAWGGQDRSADLSALPKHCDGLVVGIVAGRPAPSAIGSCRLPTPREFRDGTTMFAAILAGQLTAGWTTTADPAIPGDLVPLADGKPALIRAENVVPLYRRNALTDRQVLAINEVAGVLDTAALADMRRQVAGGADAVAVAGGWLGEHPLGR